In Methylocystis echinoides, one genomic interval encodes:
- a CDS encoding triphosphoribosyl-dephospho-CoA synthase → MTAPSAPRPDPLSAAKESETRISSAFIAACEAELAAPKPGNVHHFAPGHGMAAQDFVLSARAAAPFIAAAEASVGARILGAVEATWAAVGQNTNLGIVLLCAPLAQAALTATSDDLAGETARVLAALDVADADAAFRAIRRANPAGLGEAEAHDVSGPAETTLLEAMRAAAPRDRIAYQYAHDFVDIFETGFAALARARVRGHDAPRATLEVYMAFLAAFPDSHIVRKYGVAAACAVCAEAAQRALAIEAAGRGEAFELALEFDRELKEKRVNPGTSADMTVAVLFADSLRSILASARKNG, encoded by the coding sequence TTGACCGCTCCTTCCGCCCCTCGTCCCGACCCGCTCTCCGCCGCCAAGGAGAGCGAGACGAGGATTTCATCGGCCTTCATCGCCGCCTGCGAGGCCGAGCTCGCCGCGCCCAAGCCGGGCAATGTCCATCATTTCGCGCCCGGCCATGGAATGGCCGCGCAGGATTTCGTCCTGAGCGCCCGCGCCGCCGCGCCGTTCATCGCCGCCGCGGAGGCAAGCGTCGGCGCGCGCATCCTGGGCGCGGTCGAGGCGACCTGGGCGGCCGTCGGCCAGAACACCAATCTCGGAATCGTCCTGCTCTGCGCGCCGCTGGCGCAGGCGGCGCTGACGGCGACCAGCGACGATCTCGCAGGCGAAACCGCCCGCGTCCTCGCCGCGCTCGACGTCGCCGACGCCGACGCGGCCTTCCGCGCCATTCGGCGCGCCAATCCCGCCGGTCTCGGCGAAGCAGAGGCGCATGACGTCTCGGGCCCGGCGGAAACCACCCTGCTCGAGGCGATGCGCGCCGCCGCGCCGCGCGACCGCATCGCCTATCAATACGCCCACGACTTCGTCGACATTTTCGAGACCGGCTTCGCCGCCCTCGCCCGCGCCCGCGTCCGCGGCCATGACGCGCCGCGTGCGACGCTCGAGGTCTATATGGCCTTTTTGGCCGCCTTTCCCGATAGCCATATCGTCCGCAAATACGGGGTCGCGGCGGCCTGCGCGGTTTGCGCGGAGGCGGCGCAAAGAGCTTTGGCGATCGAAGCCGCCGGGCGGGGGGAAGCCTTTGAGCTTGCCCTCGAATTCGACCGCGAGCTGAAGGAAAAGCGTGTCAATCCAGGCACAAGCGCAGACATGACTGTCGCTGTTCTTTTTGCAGATTCTCTTCGGTCCATCTTGGCAAGCGCGCGCAAAAATGGTTGA
- the mch gene encoding methenyltetrahydromethanopterin cyclohydrolase encodes MSASENTGRATASVNTLAGEIVDRLVAGAEKYRVAVSRGSLGELLIDAGAKAAGGIDAGLLLTEICMGGLGKVTLSPAPGASKWPFWLTVSSNDPVVACLASQYAGWSLQHEKFFALGSGPGRAQARVEKLFEELSYKDRANRVTIVLESGSPPPKEVVEKVASKSDVSPDKVAFVYAPTQSLAGSVQVVGRVLEVALHKAHELHFPLENIVDGIATAPLSPPHPDFVQAMGRTNDAIIYAGRAHLFVKGPAAAAKELAEKLPSSNSRDYGQPFAEIFKAYKGDFYKIDGSLFSPAEALVTAVETGETFRAGKIDEALLDKSFGG; translated from the coding sequence GTGAGCGCAAGCGAAAACACAGGCCGCGCGACGGCCAGCGTGAACACTCTCGCAGGCGAGATCGTCGACCGGCTCGTCGCCGGCGCCGAGAAATATCGCGTCGCCGTCTCGCGCGGCAGCCTCGGGGAACTGCTCATCGACGCCGGCGCCAAGGCCGCGGGCGGGATCGACGCCGGGCTGCTGCTCACCGAAATCTGCATGGGCGGGCTCGGCAAGGTCACGCTTTCGCCGGCGCCCGGCGCGTCCAAATGGCCGTTCTGGCTCACGGTCTCCAGCAACGATCCCGTCGTCGCCTGCCTCGCCAGCCAATACGCGGGCTGGAGCCTGCAGCATGAGAAATTCTTCGCGCTGGGCTCGGGGCCCGGCCGCGCTCAGGCGCGAGTCGAGAAGCTCTTCGAGGAACTGTCCTACAAGGACCGCGCCAACCGCGTGACCATCGTGCTCGAGAGCGGCTCGCCGCCGCCCAAGGAAGTGGTCGAGAAAGTCGCGTCGAAGTCCGACGTCTCGCCCGACAAGGTCGCTTTCGTCTATGCGCCGACGCAGTCGCTCGCGGGCAGCGTGCAGGTCGTCGGCCGCGTGCTGGAAGTCGCGCTGCACAAGGCGCATGAACTGCATTTCCCGCTCGAGAACATCGTCGACGGAATCGCTACGGCGCCGCTGTCGCCCCCGCATCCGGATTTCGTCCAGGCCATGGGGCGGACAAATGACGCGATCATTTACGCCGGCCGCGCCCATCTCTTCGTGAAAGGACCGGCGGCGGCGGCGAAGGAACTCGCCGAAAAGCTGCCGAGCAGCAATTCGCGCGACTATGGCCAGCCTTTCGCCGAGATCTTCAAAGCCTATAAGGGCGACTTCTACAAGATCGACGGCAGCCTGTTCTCGCCGGCGGAAGCGCTGGTCACGGCGGTCGAGACCGGCGAGACCTTCCGCGCCGGCAAGATCGACGAGGCGCTGCTCGACAAGTCGTTCGGCGGATAG
- a CDS encoding RimK family alpha-L-glutamate ligase gives MTTSVSAMTPRVAIFTDKLDWHVEHTVAAFRALGATPVAVRLAACRIDTTRPNGLAIPGFHALPDLAVVRAIGDGSLEAITMRLGALHALEALGVPLVNGPRAIERCTDKSMASFLLARAGVPAPETFAMQSLAQARALARRECARGPLVMKPLFGAQGWGLRLIETERDVPSLEEARGVFYLQRFVGPARPPYEDMRILVSRGEIVAAMKRRSSHWITNVRQGARPIAVTPTPIERDMALAAAGAMGTIMAGVDLIADADGKPMVLEVNSMPGWSGLQRITPFSIAERLAADALAFVPGARVPPPNTAGTGLR, from the coding sequence ATGACGACCTCTGTCTCGGCCATGACGCCGCGCGTCGCGATTTTCACCGACAAGCTCGACTGGCATGTCGAGCATACCGTCGCGGCCTTCCGCGCGCTGGGCGCGACGCCGGTCGCCGTGCGGCTCGCCGCCTGCCGCATCGACACGACGCGCCCCAACGGCCTCGCGATTCCCGGCTTTCACGCCCTGCCCGACCTCGCCGTGGTGCGCGCCATTGGCGACGGCTCGCTCGAGGCCATCACCATGCGGCTCGGCGCGCTGCATGCGCTCGAGGCGTTGGGCGTCCCGCTCGTCAATGGCCCCCGCGCCATCGAGCGCTGCACCGACAAAAGCATGGCGAGCTTCCTGTTGGCTCGGGCCGGCGTCCCCGCGCCCGAGACTTTTGCGATGCAATCCTTGGCGCAGGCGCGCGCCCTCGCCCGACGCGAATGCGCGCGAGGGCCGCTGGTGATGAAGCCGCTCTTTGGCGCGCAGGGCTGGGGGCTTCGTCTCATCGAGACCGAACGCGACGTCCCATCGCTTGAAGAGGCGCGCGGCGTCTTTTATCTTCAGCGCTTCGTCGGTCCGGCGCGACCGCCCTATGAGGACATGCGCATCCTCGTCTCGCGCGGCGAGATCGTCGCCGCCATGAAGCGGCGCTCGAGCCACTGGATCACCAATGTGCGGCAGGGCGCGCGGCCAATCGCGGTTACGCCGACTCCCATCGAGCGCGACATGGCGCTTGCAGCCGCCGGGGCGATGGGAACGATTATGGCCGGCGTCGATCTCATCGCGGACGCCGACGGAAAGCCCATGGTCCTGGAGGTCAACAGCATGCCCGGCTGGAGCGGCCTGCAACGGATCACGCCGTTCTCGATCGCCGAAAGGCTGGCTGCGGACGCGCTCGCTTTCGTCCCGGGCGCCCGCGTTCCTCCTCCCAACACCGCGGGAACAGGGTTACGTTGA
- the fae gene encoding formaldehyde-activating enzyme, translated as MALINKMLVGESLVGEGNEVAHIDLIMGPRGSAAELAFANALVNNKDGFTTLLAVVAPNLLCKPNTILFNKVTIKGAKQAVQMFGPAQHGVAKAVADSVAEGVIPVSEADDLFISVGVFIHWDANDDKKIQDYNYQATKEAIARAVRGEPKASEVVAKRNEAKHPFAPN; from the coding sequence ATGGCTTTGATCAACAAGATGCTGGTCGGCGAGTCGCTCGTCGGCGAGGGCAACGAAGTCGCTCACATCGACCTCATCATGGGTCCGCGCGGTTCGGCCGCTGAGCTCGCCTTCGCCAACGCGCTCGTCAACAACAAGGACGGCTTCACGACGCTTCTCGCGGTCGTCGCGCCGAACCTGCTCTGCAAGCCGAACACGATTCTCTTCAACAAGGTCACCATCAAGGGCGCCAAGCAGGCCGTCCAGATGTTCGGCCCGGCGCAGCACGGCGTCGCCAAGGCGGTCGCCGACTCGGTCGCCGAGGGCGTGATCCCGGTTTCGGAAGCCGACGACCTGTTCATCTCGGTCGGCGTGTTCATCCATTGGGACGCCAACGACGACAAGAAGATTCAGGACTACAACTATCAGGCCACGAAGGAAGCCATCGCCCGCGCCGTCCGCGGCGAGCCGAAGGCCTCGGAAGTCGTCGCCAAGCGCAACGAAGCCAAGCACCCCTTCGCCCCGAATTGA
- a CDS encoding GlxA family transcriptional regulator, protein MSIAKSPFDPDLLSRERRPDQLRRVRKIGFLIYGDFEILDLCGPLDAFYYADRVLCLRGRENEPGYQIVVIAAAKGMVTAKCGLQIAAPLGCADIVEGLDTLVVVGGEGAMAASADVELIDWIKRVAARTRRLASICTGAFLLASAGLLNNRRVTTHWLYCDELARAYPKLCVDPNRIFVRDGGVYTSGGITAGIDLALSLIEEDLGREVPRQVAGLMVVFLRRPGGQAQFSPFLEDPNAGCRDIAELKAWVLANCHLDLSVERLADQAAMSPRNFARRFLSETGVTPARFVERARVEAARCRLEQTSLPLQAIAQACGFATVDRLRRAFKRHLDVGPLEYRDRFQSSFFDHWGST, encoded by the coding sequence ATGTCGATTGCCAAATCTCCATTTGACCCAGATCTGCTTTCCCGCGAAAGACGTCCGGATCAATTAAGGCGCGTCCGCAAGATCGGGTTTCTGATCTACGGCGACTTTGAAATTCTCGATCTTTGCGGCCCGCTCGACGCATTCTATTACGCCGACCGGGTCCTCTGCCTCAGGGGACGGGAGAACGAACCCGGTTACCAGATTGTCGTGATCGCCGCGGCCAAAGGCATGGTCACAGCGAAATGCGGCCTGCAGATCGCTGCGCCGCTCGGATGCGCCGACATCGTCGAGGGGCTCGATACGCTCGTCGTCGTTGGCGGCGAGGGGGCGATGGCGGCGAGCGCCGACGTCGAACTCATCGACTGGATCAAGCGCGTGGCGGCGCGCACGCGCCGGCTGGCCTCGATCTGCACCGGCGCTTTCCTTCTCGCCAGCGCCGGTCTGCTCAACAATCGCAGGGTCACCACGCACTGGCTTTACTGCGACGAGCTCGCGCGCGCCTATCCGAAGCTCTGCGTCGATCCCAATCGCATCTTCGTGCGCGACGGCGGGGTCTACACCTCGGGGGGCATTACCGCCGGGATTGATCTCGCGCTGTCGCTCATCGAGGAGGACCTCGGCCGCGAGGTCCCCCGCCAGGTCGCGGGCCTGATGGTCGTGTTTTTGCGCCGTCCCGGCGGCCAGGCGCAATTCAGTCCTTTCTTGGAGGACCCCAACGCCGGATGCCGGGACATCGCCGAGCTCAAGGCCTGGGTTCTCGCCAATTGCCATCTCGACCTCTCCGTCGAACGGCTGGCGGATCAGGCCGCGATGAGTCCGCGCAACTTCGCGCGCCGCTTCCTGTCGGAAACCGGCGTGACCCCCGCGCGCTTCGTCGAGCGCGCCCGCGTCGAGGCGGCGCGGTGCCGGCTCGAACAAACCAGCCTTCCCTTACAGGCGATTGCGCAGGCCTGCGGCTTCGCGACCGTGGATCGCCTGCGCCGCGCCTTCAAACGCCATCTCGACGTGGGGCCGCTCGAATATCGCGACCGTTTTCAATCCAGTTTCTTCGATCACTGGGGGTCGACATGA
- a CDS encoding formyltransferase family protein, protein MKILFLTTAHNSLSQRLLIELTERGHAISVAIADSERAMVDAVARDNPDLIVAPMLKAAVPEAIWRRRVCLIVHPGIMGDRGPSSLDWAIMEGAERWGVTVLQAAAEMDAGPIWASHEFQLPPVADAKGSLYRNAVTEAAVRGVLEAVEKFESGRFRPLPLDYARPEARGRLRPAMTQRDRAIDWSRDRTETVLRKMRAADSAPGVLDELFGLQVFLYGAHGEDRLKGAPGAVIARRDGAICRATVDGAVWISHLKLKSGAPGPDCGHFTQEGGCAYCEPDFCPVSGVKLPAAQILGPLLFGVPESVLPVVAEIDYRSYREIRYVERDGVGHIHFDFYNGAMSTQQCYRL, encoded by the coding sequence ATGAAAATTTTGTTTTTGACCACTGCGCACAATAGCCTGAGCCAGCGACTGCTGATCGAATTGACCGAGCGGGGTCACGCCATTTCAGTCGCCATCGCCGATAGCGAGAGAGCGATGGTCGACGCGGTCGCGCGCGACAATCCTGATTTGATCGTCGCGCCAATGCTCAAGGCCGCCGTGCCGGAGGCGATCTGGCGGCGTCGCGTCTGCCTCATTGTGCATCCGGGAATCATGGGCGATCGCGGGCCGTCCTCGCTCGACTGGGCCATCATGGAGGGCGCTGAACGCTGGGGCGTCACGGTCCTGCAGGCCGCCGCCGAGATGGACGCTGGACCGATCTGGGCAAGCCATGAGTTTCAATTGCCGCCCGTCGCCGACGCCAAGGGCAGCCTCTACCGCAACGCCGTCACGGAGGCGGCGGTGCGCGGCGTGCTGGAGGCGGTGGAGAAATTCGAATCCGGCCGGTTCCGGCCTCTCCCGCTCGACTATGCGCGGCCCGAGGCGCGGGGGCGCCTGCGCCCGGCGATGACGCAGCGGGACCGCGCGATCGACTGGTCGCGGGACCGAACGGAGACGGTTCTCCGCAAGATGCGCGCGGCCGACAGCGCGCCGGGCGTTTTGGACGAACTTTTCGGCCTGCAGGTTTTCCTTTATGGGGCGCATGGCGAGGACCGGCTGAAGGGCGCGCCCGGCGCCGTCATCGCCAGGCGCGACGGCGCCATCTGCCGCGCGACGGTCGACGGCGCGGTCTGGATCAGCCATTTGAAGCTCAAAAGCGGCGCCCCGGGTCCCGACTGTGGCCACTTCACTCAGGAGGGGGGTTGCGCCTATTGCGAACCGGACTTCTGCCCGGTCTCCGGCGTCAAGCTGCCGGCGGCGCAAATACTCGGGCCGCTGCTCTTCGGCGTTCCAGAGTCGGTGCTGCCGGTCGTGGCCGAGATCGATTATCGCAGCTATCGCGAAATCCGCTATGTCGAGCGGGACGGCGTCGGCCATATCCACTTCGACTTCTACAATGGCGCGATGAGCACGCAGCAGTGCTATCGCCTGTGA
- a CDS encoding c-type cytochrome, methanol metabolism-related: MSVGTSAMAEAPGDPKAVKSTDGKYFDAKGDPTYNVAADGTVDWYTFSGYRRYHAECHVCHGPNGGGSTYAPALKDSVKRFNYAEFAGIVIGGRQNGNSVMPAFADNKNAVCYIDDLYVYLRALSTGAIQAGRPEKKEARPEAFAKAEAECMSAK, encoded by the coding sequence ATGAGTGTGGGGACCTCCGCCATGGCCGAGGCGCCCGGAGACCCCAAGGCCGTCAAATCGACCGACGGCAAATATTTCGACGCGAAGGGCGATCCCACCTATAATGTCGCGGCCGACGGCACGGTGGACTGGTACACCTTCTCCGGCTATCGCCGTTATCACGCCGAATGCCACGTCTGCCACGGCCCGAACGGCGGCGGCTCGACCTACGCCCCTGCGCTGAAGGATTCGGTGAAGCGCTTCAATTATGCGGAATTCGCCGGCATCGTGATCGGCGGCCGTCAGAACGGCAACAGCGTCATGCCGGCCTTCGCCGACAACAAGAACGCCGTCTGCTACATCGACGACCTCTATGTCTATCTCCGCGCGCTCTCGACCGGCGCCATCCAGGCCGGCCGCCCGGAGAAGAAGGAAGCCCGTCCCGAGGCCTTCGCCAAGGCCGAAGCCGAGTGCATGAGCGCCAAGTAA
- a CDS encoding HisA/HisF-related TIM barrel protein — translation MQIIPVIDIRNGVAVRAVAGRRADYQPLETPWSKTSDPRDVARGLMSLYPFGALYIADLDAIERRGANGEMTAVIAETIAPARLWLDAGCRGDAPADLEAMVANKDIVLGSESLESVDEAAQAIDRSRVILSLDFSDAGFLGDPRLLSDTTLWPDRVIVMTLARVGAGQGPDLTRLREIARRAPGRRIYAAGGVRGLDDLMALRDAGAAGALVATALHERRLTPDDLATLGAK, via the coding sequence ATGCAGATCATCCCCGTCATCGATATTCGCAACGGCGTCGCCGTACGCGCGGTCGCGGGACGTCGCGCCGATTACCAGCCGCTGGAAACGCCGTGGTCGAAAACCAGCGACCCGCGAGACGTCGCGCGCGGGCTTATGTCGCTTTATCCTTTTGGCGCGCTCTATATCGCAGACCTCGACGCGATCGAAAGGCGCGGCGCAAACGGGGAGATGACGGCGGTCATCGCCGAGACGATCGCCCCGGCGCGCCTGTGGCTCGACGCGGGATGTCGGGGTGACGCGCCGGCGGACCTGGAGGCGATGGTCGCCAATAAGGACATCGTGCTCGGCAGCGAGAGTCTGGAAAGCGTCGATGAGGCCGCGCAGGCAATAGATCGATCGCGCGTGATCCTGTCGCTGGATTTTTCGGACGCGGGGTTCCTTGGCGATCCTCGCCTGCTCTCCGACACGACGCTCTGGCCGGATCGCGTCATCGTCATGACCTTGGCGCGCGTCGGCGCCGGGCAGGGTCCGGACCTCACGCGTCTGCGCGAGATTGCGCGGCGCGCGCCAGGGCGGCGGATCTACGCCGCCGGCGGCGTCCGCGGCCTCGACGATCTCATGGCGCTGCGGGACGCCGGCGCTGCGGGCGCGCTCGTCGCCACCGCGCTGCACGAGCGGCGGCTGACGCCTGACGATCTCGCGACGCTCGGCGCAAAATAA
- the xoxF5 gene encoding lanthanide-dependent methanol dehydrogenase XoxF5 produces MHKLLLSTSVGILALFAAGAANADDELLTLQKDPKQWVTPTGDYANVRHSGLKQITTENVGKLAPAWQFSTGVLRGHEGAPLVVGDVMYLHTPFPNIVYALDLKDPDHKILWKYEPKQDPSVVPVMCCDTVNRGLAYGDGKIFLAQADTTLVALDAKTGKLVWSVKNGDPSKGQTSTAAPHVFKDKVFVGIAGGEFGVRGHITAYSVKDGKQAWRGYSMGPDADTLIDPDKTTHLGKVVGKDSGISTWQGDQWQTGGGTTWGWYSYDPELNLVYYGSGNPSTWNPVQRPGDNRWSMTIWARDLDTGKVKWLYQMTPHDEWDYDGINEMVLADQPIGGKTVKTLVHFDRNGFGYTLDRTNGDLLVAEKYDPAVNWATKVDMDKASPTYGRPLVVDKYSTQHNGEDTNTQNVCPAALGSKDQQPASYDAATGLFLVPTNHVCMDYEPFRVSYTAGQPYVGATLEMFPAGRVLGDGTNHTGNFIAWDAKVGKIVWSNKEQFSVWGGATSTDGGVTFYGTLEGYLKAVDTKTGKELYKYKTPSGIIGNVITYEAGGKQYVAVLSGVGGWAGIGLAAGLSKSNEGLGAVGNYASLANYTALGGVLTVFALPN; encoded by the coding sequence ATGCATAAGCTGTTGTTGTCGACTTCTGTGGGTATTCTCGCGCTGTTCGCAGCCGGCGCCGCGAACGCCGACGACGAACTGCTCACCCTGCAGAAGGACCCCAAGCAGTGGGTGACGCCGACGGGCGATTACGCCAACGTCCGCCATTCGGGCCTGAAGCAGATCACGACGGAGAACGTCGGCAAGCTGGCTCCCGCCTGGCAGTTTTCGACGGGCGTTCTGCGCGGCCACGAGGGCGCGCCGCTGGTCGTGGGCGACGTGATGTATCTGCATACGCCGTTCCCCAACATCGTTTATGCGCTCGATCTGAAGGATCCCGACCACAAGATCCTCTGGAAATACGAGCCCAAGCAGGATCCGTCGGTCGTGCCGGTGATGTGCTGCGACACGGTCAACCGCGGCCTCGCCTATGGCGACGGCAAGATCTTCCTCGCCCAGGCCGACACGACGCTCGTCGCGCTCGACGCCAAGACCGGCAAGCTCGTCTGGTCGGTGAAGAACGGCGATCCGTCCAAGGGCCAGACCTCGACCGCCGCTCCGCATGTGTTCAAGGACAAGGTCTTCGTCGGCATCGCCGGCGGCGAGTTCGGCGTGCGCGGCCATATCACCGCCTATTCGGTGAAGGACGGCAAGCAGGCGTGGCGCGGCTACTCGATGGGCCCGGACGCCGACACGCTGATCGACCCCGACAAGACCACCCATCTCGGCAAGGTCGTGGGCAAGGATTCGGGCATTTCGACGTGGCAGGGCGACCAGTGGCAGACGGGCGGCGGCACCACCTGGGGCTGGTATAGCTACGACCCTGAGCTGAACCTCGTTTACTACGGCTCGGGCAACCCCTCGACGTGGAACCCGGTGCAGCGCCCCGGCGACAATCGCTGGTCGATGACGATCTGGGCGCGCGACCTCGACACCGGCAAGGTGAAGTGGCTCTACCAGATGACGCCCCACGACGAGTGGGACTATGACGGCATCAATGAGATGGTGCTGGCCGACCAGCCGATCGGCGGCAAGACGGTCAAGACGCTGGTTCACTTCGACCGCAACGGCTTCGGCTATACGCTCGACCGCACCAACGGCGATCTGCTGGTCGCGGAGAAATACGATCCGGCGGTGAACTGGGCGACGAAGGTCGACATGGACAAGGCGTCGCCGACCTATGGGCGTCCGCTGGTCGTCGACAAATATTCGACGCAGCACAATGGCGAGGACACCAACACGCAGAACGTCTGCCCGGCGGCGCTGGGGTCGAAGGACCAGCAGCCGGCGTCCTACGACGCGGCGACGGGTCTGTTCCTGGTGCCGACGAACCACGTCTGCATGGACTATGAGCCGTTCCGCGTGAGCTATACGGCGGGCCAGCCTTACGTCGGCGCGACGCTGGAGATGTTCCCGGCGGGGCGGGTTCTCGGCGACGGGACGAACCACACCGGCAATTTCATCGCCTGGGACGCGAAGGTCGGCAAGATCGTGTGGTCGAACAAGGAGCAGTTCTCGGTTTGGGGCGGGGCGACGTCGACGGACGGCGGCGTGACCTTCTACGGGACGCTCGAAGGCTATCTGAAGGCGGTCGACACCAAGACCGGCAAGGAGCTCTACAAGTATAAGACGCCGTCGGGCATCATCGGCAACGTCATCACCTATGAGGCGGGCGGCAAGCAGTATGTGGCGGTGCTGTCGGGCGTCGGCGGCTGGGCGGGCATCGGCCTGGCGGCCGGTCTCTCCAAGTCCAACGAGGGCCTCGGCGCGGTCGGCAATTACGCCTCGCTCGCCAATTACACCGCGCTCGGCGGCGTGCTGACCGTCTTCGCTCTGCCGAACTGA
- a CDS encoding PQQ-dependent catabolism-associated CXXCW motif protein: MIHALVALATIAFAASARAESASPPSEPEGYRMENYRAPAPATLKGAAVIDTATAFDLWRAKTAAFIDALPHAPKPEGLPKNVVWREQPRFDVPGSVWLPDTGYGALSETTERYLIKGLAKASGGDTSRPLVFYCLANCWMSWNAAKRALKLGYTHVLWYPEGTDGWAAAKHPLEEAKPEPRE, encoded by the coding sequence GTGATCCACGCGCTCGTCGCCCTCGCGACGATCGCCTTCGCCGCCTCGGCGCGCGCCGAGAGCGCATCGCCTCCGAGCGAGCCGGAAGGCTACCGGATGGAGAATTATCGCGCGCCCGCGCCCGCGACGCTCAAGGGCGCCGCCGTTATCGATACGGCGACAGCCTTCGACCTGTGGCGCGCCAAGACCGCGGCTTTCATCGACGCCCTGCCGCATGCGCCGAAACCAGAGGGACTTCCGAAAAACGTCGTCTGGCGCGAGCAGCCGCGCTTCGATGTCCCCGGCAGCGTCTGGCTCCCCGACACCGGCTATGGCGCGCTCTCCGAGACCACCGAGCGCTATTTGATAAAGGGGCTCGCCAAGGCGTCCGGCGGCGACACATCTCGGCCGCTCGTGTTCTATTGCCTCGCGAATTGCTGGATGTCCTGGAACGCCGCCAAGCGCGCGTTAAAGCTCGGCTATACGCACGTCCTTTGGTATCCGGAGGGAACCGATGGCTGGGCGGCGGCGAAACATCCGCTGGAAGAGGCGAAGCCCGAACCCCGCGAGTAG
- a CDS encoding substrate-binding domain-containing protein: MIVSPKQRRGAAALLSSAGAAALLFAAASGFAQHMGPDFGAKGADSAGGIELIDPKVLRVCADPNNLPFSNEKGEGFENKLAELLAQKLHKELAYTFYPGATGFVRNTLNAHLCDVILGMPQGNDLVQPTNPYYRTTYAIVTRAGSDLDGVENLDDPRLKDKKGRIGLIANTPPGNILAKNGMIGLVKPYALMVDTRVESSTAQMIRDLEKGDIDVALLWGPIAGYYAKKSGAKLTVTPLAETPGTRMAFRIAFGVRHSDQNWKRELNTLLAQNKADIDKILADYGVPTIDEAGQPIRTTP, from the coding sequence ATGATCGTCTCCCCGAAACAGAGGCGCGGCGCCGCCGCGCTCTTGTCTTCAGCCGGCGCCGCCGCCCTTCTCTTCGCGGCGGCGTCCGGCTTCGCGCAGCATATGGGTCCGGATTTCGGCGCCAAGGGCGCGGACAGCGCCGGCGGAATCGAACTGATCGATCCCAAAGTCCTGCGCGTCTGCGCCGACCCCAATAATCTGCCCTTTTCCAACGAAAAGGGCGAAGGGTTCGAAAACAAGCTCGCCGAACTGCTGGCGCAAAAGCTTCACAAAGAGCTCGCTTACACCTTCTATCCGGGCGCGACGGGCTTCGTGCGCAATACGCTCAACGCGCATCTTTGCGACGTGATCCTCGGCATGCCGCAGGGCAATGACCTCGTGCAGCCGACCAACCCCTATTACCGCACCACTTACGCGATCGTGACGCGCGCGGGCTCCGATCTCGACGGCGTCGAGAACCTCGACGATCCGCGCCTCAAGGACAAGAAGGGGCGCATCGGCCTCATCGCCAATACGCCGCCTGGAAATATTCTCGCCAAGAATGGGATGATCGGGCTCGTCAAGCCCTATGCGCTGATGGTCGACACCCGCGTCGAGTCCTCGACCGCGCAAATGATCCGCGACCTCGAAAAAGGCGACATCGACGTCGCGCTGCTGTGGGGGCCGATCGCCGGCTATTACGCCAAGAAATCCGGCGCCAAGCTCACTGTAACGCCGCTCGCCGAGACTCCGGGGACGCGCATGGCTTTCCGCATCGCCTTTGGCGTGCGCCATTCCGACCAGAACTGGAAGCGCGAGCTCAATACGTTGCTCGCGCAGAACAAGGCGGATATCGACAAAATCCTTGCCGACTACGGCGTCCCCACGATCGATGAAGCGGGCCAGCCGATCCGGACGACGCCGTGA
- the fae gene encoding formaldehyde-activating enzyme, producing MASFFEKILGALFPKPSSGFGGSSSAKTGVGESLVGDGNEVAHIDLIMGPRGSAAEKAFANGLVNNKDGFTTLLAVIAPNLLVKPYTMMFNKVTIKNAKQAVQMFGPAQHGVAKAVADSVAEGVIPLEKAEDLFICVGVFIHWDANDDQKIQDFNYQATKEAIARAMKGDPKAQRVVQERVTAKHPFAAN from the coding sequence ATGGCTTCTTTCTTCGAGAAGATTCTTGGCGCGCTGTTTCCTAAGCCGTCGAGCGGTTTCGGCGGCTCCTCGAGCGCCAAGACGGGAGTGGGCGAGTCGCTCGTCGGCGACGGCAACGAAGTCGCTCACATCGACCTGATCATGGGTCCGCGCGGCTCCGCCGCCGAGAAGGCCTTCGCCAACGGCCTCGTCAACAACAAGGACGGCTTCACGACGCTCCTCGCGGTCATCGCGCCGAATCTGCTCGTCAAGCCGTACACCATGATGTTCAACAAGGTGACCATCAAGAACGCCAAGCAGGCTGTCCAGATGTTCGGCCCTGCGCAGCACGGCGTCGCCAAGGCCGTCGCCGATTCGGTCGCCGAGGGCGTGATCCCGCTCGAAAAGGCCGAAGACCTCTTCATCTGCGTCGGCGTCTTCATCCACTGGGACGCGAACGACGACCAGAAGATCCAGGACTTCAACTATCAGGCCACGAAGGAAGCCATCGCCCGCGCGATGAAGGGCGACCCCAAGGCCCAGCGCGTCGTCCAGGAGCGCGTCACCGCGAAGCATCCTTTCGCCGCCAACTGA